A genomic segment from Pseudoxanthomonas sp. CF385 encodes:
- the fghA gene encoding S-formylglutathione hydrolase → MERLEHRACFGGWQDVYRHRSEVLGCDMTVGVYVPPQAEQGPCPVLYWLSGLTCTEQNFITKAGAQRYAAEHGVILVAPDTSPRGEDVADAEGYDLGKGAGFYVNATQAPWASHYRMYDYIVDELPAWVEADPVASDRRAISGHSMGGHGALAIALKNPGRYRSVSAFSPIVAPSQVPWGQKAFTAYLGEDRDAWKAYDTVELIRDAEERLPLLVDQGDADEFLQTQLKPERLRAAADAVGHPLTLRLQPGYDHSYYFIASFIGEHIAHHAEALHR, encoded by the coding sequence TTCGGTGGCTGGCAGGACGTTTACCGCCATCGCTCCGAGGTGCTCGGCTGCGACATGACGGTGGGCGTCTACGTACCGCCGCAAGCCGAGCAAGGACCGTGCCCCGTGCTGTACTGGCTCAGCGGCCTGACCTGCACCGAGCAGAACTTCATCACCAAGGCCGGGGCGCAGCGTTACGCCGCCGAACACGGCGTGATCCTCGTCGCGCCGGACACCAGCCCCCGTGGCGAGGATGTGGCCGATGCCGAGGGGTACGACCTGGGCAAGGGCGCGGGCTTCTACGTCAATGCGACGCAGGCGCCGTGGGCGTCGCACTACCGGATGTACGACTACATCGTCGACGAACTGCCGGCCTGGGTCGAAGCCGATCCGGTGGCCAGCGACCGGCGCGCGATCAGCGGGCATTCGATGGGCGGGCATGGCGCCCTGGCCATCGCGCTGAAGAACCCCGGGCGCTACCGCAGCGTGTCCGCGTTCTCGCCGATCGTCGCGCCCTCGCAGGTGCCGTGGGGGCAGAAGGCCTTCACGGCGTATCTCGGCGAAGACCGCGACGCCTGGAAGGCGTACGACACGGTGGAGCTGATCCGCGATGCGGAAGAGCGGCTGCCGCTGCTCGTCGACCAGGGCGACGCGGACGAGTTCCTGCAGACCCAGCTGAAGCCCGAACGGCTGCGCGCGGCTGCCGACGCTGTGGGCCATCCGCTGACGCTGCGCCTGCAGCCCGGTTACGACCACAGCTACTACTTCATCGCCAGCTTCATCGGCGAGCACATTGCCCACCACGCGGAGGCCCTGCATCGATGA
- a CDS encoding putative quinol monooxygenase produces the protein MSHDPVAGAAVPLVFHVRLRVKPERVDEWLRAVHDIVEAMSKEDTFLSCTLHRDANEPTLFTLYERWAEPDVATFLARQDKPYRRDYEARLPALLQGPREPQVLVPLAHWPESDQALGT, from the coding sequence ATGAGCCACGACCCTGTTGCAGGCGCGGCCGTACCGCTGGTGTTCCACGTCCGTCTGCGGGTGAAGCCCGAGCGCGTCGACGAATGGCTGCGGGCCGTGCATGACATCGTCGAGGCGATGTCGAAGGAAGACACGTTCCTGTCCTGCACGCTGCATCGCGACGCGAACGAGCCGACCCTGTTCACCCTGTACGAGCGGTGGGCCGAGCCTGACGTGGCCACGTTCCTCGCGCGACAGGACAAGCCCTATCGGCGCGACTACGAGGCCCGCTTGCCCGCGTTGCTGCAGGGTCCGCGCGAGCCGCAGGTCCTGGTGCCGTTGGCCCACTGGCCGGAATCGGATCAGGCGCTGGGCACGTAG